The Iamia majanohamensis genome window below encodes:
- a CDS encoding TfoX/Sxy family protein — translation MADDEELAGRLRDLVAEAGHEVTERRMFGGLAFMVAGSMAVAVSGQGGIMVRVEPDEVDHLLATTPATQMEMRGRPMTGWVRVAAEHLTTDDELEPWVRRGTARALAVADGA, via the coding sequence GTGGCCGACGACGAGGAGCTGGCCGGCCGCCTGCGCGACCTGGTGGCCGAGGCCGGCCACGAGGTGACCGAGAGGCGCATGTTCGGCGGCCTGGCCTTCATGGTCGCCGGGTCCATGGCCGTCGCCGTCAGCGGGCAGGGCGGGATCATGGTGCGGGTCGAGCCCGACGAGGTCGACCACCTCCTCGCCACGACGCCGGCGACGCAGATGGAGATGCGAGGCCGCCCGATGACCGGCTGGGTGCGCGTCGCCGCGGAGCACCTCACCACCGACGACGAGCTGGAGCCCTGGGTGCGGCGGGGCACGGCCCGGGCCCTCGCCGTGGCCGACGGGGCCTGA
- a CDS encoding DUF3291 domain-containing protein — protein MHLAQLNVGRLRAPMEDPLIDDFRENLEPVNALAEASPGFVWRLQDEAGDATGIKVFDDDLEIVNLTVWESVEALADFVYRTGHTAFLRRRREWFEAPSQPILCLWWVPEGTIPAIDDAVVRLEHLRAHGPTPTAFTFRHRFDPGEETVVPGDDRDVCPA, from the coding sequence ATGCACCTGGCGCAGCTCAACGTCGGTCGCCTGCGGGCGCCGATGGAGGACCCGCTCATCGACGACTTCCGGGAGAACCTGGAACCCGTCAACGCCCTGGCCGAGGCCAGCCCGGGGTTCGTGTGGCGCCTCCAGGACGAGGCCGGCGACGCCACCGGCATCAAGGTCTTCGACGACGACCTGGAGATCGTCAACCTGACCGTGTGGGAGTCGGTCGAGGCCCTGGCCGACTTCGTCTACCGCACCGGCCACACCGCCTTCCTGCGCCGCCGGCGGGAGTGGTTCGAGGCGCCCAGCCAGCCCATCCTCTGCCTGTGGTGGGTGCCCGAGGGCACCATCCCGGCCATCGACGACGCCGTCGTCCGCCTCGAGCACCTGCGGGCCCACGGCCCGACGCCGACCGCCTTCACCTTCCGCCACCGCTTCGACCCCGGCGAGGAGACGGTGGTGCCGGGCGACGACCGGGACGTCTGCCCGGCGTAG
- a CDS encoding helix-turn-helix transcriptional regulator: MGVGAVARARTVLLAAREADLRPGELCEEVIRAVRSVADFHWCALMTTDPATLLPSGGVVHGFPREACAPYWDNELLDPDFNKFVDLARRVDPVATLVEAVDGDLTRSPRVTGLYASLGIADELRVVFVAGSSCLATGTFVRPAHLGPFTAEELTDVRALVPVATSALRASLGSPHVTAPQAPPAVVLLDGEGAVTAMTEGASALLDDLRVSVDGELPGVLSIAATKARWSRAGTTVTTRVRGRSGRWLRLHVAPLAGDPSTVAATLDAARPDDTAQILLDSYGLTERETEIVLWLCRGLSAKEVASELLISPHTVRDHIKAIYEKAGVNSRGALVAGLFSDHLLDRFHDEVSHMDDLATN, translated from the coding sequence GTGGGCGTGGGGGCCGTCGCGAGGGCACGCACCGTGCTGCTGGCCGCGCGTGAGGCCGACCTCCGTCCGGGTGAGCTGTGCGAGGAGGTCATTCGGGCCGTCCGGTCGGTCGCCGACTTCCACTGGTGCGCCCTCATGACCACCGATCCCGCCACCCTGCTGCCCTCCGGCGGGGTGGTCCACGGCTTCCCCCGCGAGGCGTGCGCGCCCTACTGGGACAACGAGCTGCTCGACCCGGACTTCAACAAGTTCGTCGACCTGGCCCGCCGGGTGGACCCGGTGGCCACCCTGGTCGAGGCCGTCGACGGTGACCTCACCCGCAGCCCCCGGGTGACCGGGCTGTACGCCTCCCTCGGCATCGCCGACGAGCTGCGGGTGGTCTTCGTCGCGGGGTCCTCGTGCCTCGCCACCGGGACCTTCGTCCGGCCCGCGCACCTCGGCCCGTTCACAGCCGAGGAGCTCACCGACGTCCGGGCCCTCGTCCCCGTCGCCACCAGCGCCCTCCGGGCTTCGCTGGGCAGCCCCCACGTCACCGCCCCGCAGGCCCCGCCGGCCGTCGTGCTTCTCGACGGCGAGGGTGCTGTCACTGCGATGACCGAGGGGGCGAGCGCCCTGCTCGACGACCTCCGCGTGAGCGTCGACGGTGAGCTCCCCGGCGTGCTCTCCATCGCCGCCACCAAGGCACGGTGGAGCCGCGCCGGCACCACCGTCACCACCCGGGTGCGGGGCCGCAGCGGGCGTTGGCTGCGCCTCCACGTCGCACCCCTGGCCGGCGATCCGTCGACCGTGGCCGCGACCCTCGACGCGGCCCGCCCCGACGACACCGCCCAGATCCTGCTCGACTCCTACGGGCTGACCGAGCGGGAGACCGAGATCGTGCTGTGGCTGTGCCGCGGGCTCTCGGCCAAGGAGGTGGCGAGCGAGCTGCTGATCTCGCCCCACACGGTGCGCGACCACATCAAGGCCATCTACGAGAAGGCGGGCGTGAACAGCCGAGGCGCGCTGGTGGCGGGCCTGTTCTCCGACCACCTCCTCGACCGGTTCCACGACGAGGTGTCCCACATGGACGACCTCGCGACGAACTGA
- a CDS encoding MBL fold metallo-hydrolase — MGFAPHLPIRLDPREIAPDTFLLRSAQPALGAPLSVSLNSLVIRGEEPVVVDTSTVANRDAWLEDLTSLVDPADVRWIFISHDDEDHTGNLAQVLELCPAATVVMSWALTERSACSVAVPPERLRWVDPGGRLDVGDRTLLAIRPPVYDSPTTRALYDPTTGVLWASDTFATPMPAEPVDDVAEIPPPMWAEGFAMFHHHALAPWLSMVDHDAYAAEVRALRALDAEVVVAAHTPAITGPSVATAFDHLAALPRTVPPPHPDQAALEAALAGAP, encoded by the coding sequence ATGGGCTTCGCACCGCACCTCCCGATCCGCTTGGACCCGCGAGAGATCGCACCGGACACCTTCCTCCTGCGCAGCGCGCAGCCGGCGCTCGGCGCACCGCTGTCGGTGTCGCTCAACTCGCTCGTCATCCGAGGCGAGGAGCCGGTGGTCGTGGACACGAGCACGGTGGCCAACCGGGACGCGTGGCTCGAGGACCTGACCTCGCTGGTCGACCCCGCCGACGTGCGCTGGATCTTCATCTCCCACGATGACGAGGACCACACCGGGAACCTGGCCCAGGTGCTGGAGCTGTGCCCTGCCGCCACCGTGGTGATGAGCTGGGCGCTGACCGAGCGCAGCGCGTGCTCCGTGGCGGTGCCGCCCGAGCGGCTGAGGTGGGTCGACCCCGGGGGCCGCCTCGACGTCGGCGATCGGACCCTGCTGGCGATACGGCCCCCGGTGTATGACAGCCCCACCACCCGGGCGCTGTACGACCCCACGACCGGGGTGCTCTGGGCCTCGGACACCTTCGCCACCCCGATGCCGGCCGAGCCGGTTGACGACGTGGCCGAGATCCCGCCGCCGATGTGGGCGGAGGGCTTCGCCATGTTCCACCACCACGCCCTGGCGCCGTGGCTCTCGATGGTGGACCACGACGCCTACGCAGCCGAGGTGCGAGCCCTGCGCGCCCTCGACGCCGAGGTGGTGGTGGCGGCCCACACCCCGGCCATCACCGGTCCGTCGGTGGCCACGGCGTTCGACCACCTGGCGGCGCTGCCCAGGACCGTGCCGCCCCCGCACCCCGACCAGGCCGCCCTCGAGGCGGCCCTCGCCGGGGCCCCGTGA
- a CDS encoding MFS transporter codes for MGVGEASATAADGDVIPRSTWVAMGAMALAVLAIANDFTAMNVVLPTIEGDLDSSLSAVQWVVNGYALVFGVLIVPGGRLADVYGRSRMLCIGAALFAAFSFLGGLAPNVGLLIAARVLMAVGGALMWPAILGLIYGLLPESKAGLAGGLVIGVAGIGNATGPLIAGALALASWRWIFFLNIPIALIALVVTWRTVPRDEATEREPIDYAGSALLSLSLGALLGALTVAPTQGWADPLVVGGLVAAVVLMVGFVLRERSTGEDGLVPPSVIRNGPFLAACLAALCMSATFFASLLYLPQLFQKIQGEGTMTAGVKLLPFVAVFALASFTETWLLGKIGLKAVVSLGAVCVVAGPVLFVLLLDDQAAYLRLVPGMVVLGVGVGLFFSAATTAGLTAVDPSRSSLAGGLLYMFQIGGGAVGLGLTTVLFLASADAGVRDAASDVGVELSDEEVRDLQGVLVGTESSAAVQAAHPEDARALTEVVRDAFVDGVRVAFTFDAVLALVGVGLVLTRVGGPLSRLGRDVDRGDAADPAHDRSGTDPPAGRHRTRRHRHAHRHVP; via the coding sequence ATGGGGGTCGGTGAGGCGAGCGCCACCGCAGCAGACGGCGATGTGATCCCCCGCTCCACGTGGGTGGCCATGGGCGCCATGGCCCTGGCCGTGCTGGCCATCGCCAACGACTTCACGGCCATGAACGTGGTCCTGCCCACCATCGAGGGCGACCTCGACTCGAGCCTCTCCGCGGTCCAGTGGGTGGTGAACGGCTACGCCCTGGTCTTCGGCGTGCTCATCGTGCCCGGCGGGCGCCTGGCCGACGTCTACGGCCGGTCCCGCATGCTCTGCATCGGCGCCGCGCTCTTCGCCGCCTTCTCGTTCCTCGGCGGGCTGGCGCCGAACGTGGGCCTGCTGATCGCGGCGCGGGTGCTGATGGCCGTCGGCGGGGCGCTCATGTGGCCCGCCATCCTGGGCCTCATCTACGGGCTGCTGCCCGAGAGCAAGGCCGGGCTGGCCGGCGGCCTCGTCATCGGCGTGGCCGGCATCGGCAACGCCACCGGCCCCCTGATCGCCGGGGCCCTGGCCCTGGCCAGCTGGCGGTGGATCTTCTTCCTCAACATCCCCATCGCCCTCATCGCCCTCGTCGTCACGTGGCGGACCGTGCCCCGCGACGAGGCCACCGAGCGGGAGCCGATCGACTACGCCGGGTCCGCCCTGCTGTCGCTCAGCCTGGGTGCGCTCCTCGGGGCGCTGACCGTCGCCCCCACCCAGGGGTGGGCCGACCCGCTGGTGGTCGGCGGCCTGGTGGCCGCGGTGGTGCTGATGGTCGGCTTCGTCCTGCGCGAGCGCAGCACCGGGGAGGACGGCCTGGTCCCGCCCAGCGTGATCCGCAACGGCCCGTTCCTGGCCGCCTGCCTGGCCGCCCTGTGCATGTCGGCCACGTTCTTCGCCTCCCTGCTCTACCTGCCCCAGCTGTTCCAGAAGATCCAGGGCGAGGGCACCATGACCGCCGGCGTGAAGCTGCTGCCCTTCGTGGCCGTGTTCGCCCTGGCGTCGTTCACCGAGACGTGGCTGCTGGGCAAGATCGGGCTCAAGGCGGTGGTCAGCCTGGGCGCGGTCTGCGTGGTGGCCGGGCCGGTCCTCTTCGTCCTCCTGCTCGACGACCAGGCCGCCTACCTCCGCCTGGTGCCCGGCATGGTCGTCCTCGGCGTCGGGGTGGGCCTGTTCTTCTCGGCCGCGACCACGGCCGGGCTCACCGCCGTCGACCCGTCGCGGTCGAGCCTGGCCGGCGGGCTGCTCTACATGTTCCAGATCGGGGGCGGCGCGGTCGGCCTGGGCCTCACCACCGTGCTCTTCCTCGCCAGCGCCGATGCCGGGGTGCGCGACGCCGCCTCCGACGTCGGCGTGGAGCTCTCGGACGAGGAGGTGCGCGACCTCCAGGGCGTGCTGGTCGGCACGGAGAGCTCAGCCGCCGTGCAGGCGGCCCACCCCGAGGACGCCCGCGCCCTCACCGAGGTGGTGCGCGACGCCTTCGTCGACGGCGTGCGGGTGGCCTTCACCTTCGACGCGGTGCTGGCGCTGGTGGGGGTGGGCCTGGTGCTCACCCGGGTCGGGGGCCCGCTGTCGCGCCTCGGCCGCGACGTCGACCGCGGCGACGCCGCCGACCCGGCCCACGACCGGTCCGGGACCGACCCACCGGCGGGCCGGCACCGCACCCGACGCCACCGCCACGCCCACCGCCACGTCCCCTGA
- a CDS encoding class I SAM-dependent methyltransferase, translating into MTAPAHGAEEALRALGDGEPERALALAADGAGEDPLAAALAAHLGDLTADPYREPTAFAAFIDHGDNPALYGQVIAAVAESHAALAPARVLDVGCGDGRVTAATLTGATATVDLVEPSADLLARAEGALASTDVEVRPHPQGVVDFLQEGDDDVRWDLVQSTFALHTLDPADRTRTLAALAARTDHLLVAEFDVPALPERSPAHLAHLADRYRRGLATYRDHPEVVTGFLLPVLVGQLDPARPRLTHEQTKEAWAEELVEAGWGVVTIRSLFAHWWAPAVLLHASR; encoded by the coding sequence ATGACCGCACCTGCCCACGGGGCCGAGGAGGCCCTCCGCGCCCTGGGCGACGGCGAGCCGGAGCGGGCCCTCGCCCTGGCCGCCGACGGGGCCGGGGAGGACCCGCTGGCCGCCGCCCTGGCCGCCCACCTGGGGGACCTGACCGCCGATCCGTACCGGGAGCCGACGGCGTTCGCCGCGTTCATCGACCACGGCGACAACCCCGCCCTCTACGGCCAGGTCATCGCCGCCGTGGCCGAGAGCCACGCAGCCCTGGCGCCGGCCCGGGTCCTCGACGTGGGGTGCGGCGACGGCCGGGTCACGGCGGCGACGCTGACCGGCGCCACCGCGACCGTCGACCTGGTGGAGCCCTCGGCCGACCTCCTGGCCCGGGCCGAGGGTGCGCTCGCGAGCACGGACGTCGAGGTGCGCCCCCACCCCCAGGGCGTGGTCGACTTCCTCCAGGAGGGCGACGACGACGTGCGGTGGGACCTGGTCCAGTCGACCTTCGCCCTCCACACCCTGGACCCGGCCGACCGGACCCGCACCCTGGCCGCGCTCGCAGCCCGGACCGACCACCTGCTCGTCGCCGAGTTCGACGTCCCCGCCCTGCCGGAGCGCTCCCCCGCCCACCTGGCCCACCTGGCCGACCGCTACCGGCGGGGGCTGGCGACCTACCGCGACCACCCCGAGGTGGTGACCGGGTTCCTGCTGCCCGTGCTCGTCGGCCAGCTCGACCCGGCCCGACCCCGCCTCACCCACGAGCAGACCAAGGAGGCCTGGGCCGAGGAGCTGGTCGAGGCCGGGTGGGGCGTCGTCACCATCCGCTCGCTCTTCGCCCACTGGTGGGCACCTGCGGTGCTGCTCCACGCCAGCCGCTGA
- a CDS encoding nuclear transport factor 2 family protein — MAEAHEEIRNLLGRYCEAMDGADWPAVGALFARARLTEEHGHVVAEGAEAVQALYEGGTRLQDGSPGTRHVTSGSIIDLDPDGRGASVRSSYVVLQAAPGLPLQPIISGRYRDRFAPGPDGWHFTERCFLVDQVGDLSHHLTYTLDL; from the coding sequence GTGGCCGAGGCGCACGAGGAGATCCGCAACCTGCTCGGTCGCTACTGCGAGGCCATGGACGGCGCCGACTGGCCGGCCGTCGGGGCGCTGTTCGCCCGCGCCCGCCTGACCGAGGAGCACGGCCACGTGGTGGCCGAGGGGGCCGAGGCGGTGCAGGCCCTCTACGAGGGCGGCACCCGGCTCCAAGACGGCAGCCCCGGCACCCGCCACGTCACCTCGGGCTCGATCATCGACCTCGACCCCGACGGCCGGGGGGCCTCGGTGCGCTCCAGCTACGTCGTGCTCCAGGCCGCACCGGGGCTGCCGCTCCAGCCCATCATCAGCGGCCGCTACCGCGACCGGTTCGCCCCGGGCCCCGACGGGTGGCACTTCACCGAGCGGTGCTTCCTCGTCGACCAGGTCGGCGACCTCTCCCACCACCTGACCTACACCCTCGACCTCTGA